The proteins below come from a single Xenopus tropicalis strain Nigerian chromosome 9, UCB_Xtro_10.0, whole genome shotgun sequence genomic window:
- the nxph2 gene encoding neurexophilin-2, with amino-acid sequence MDLHLLSLIVVKCLFQLILCDKQALQPTGVLKWEDKDPAETLVTNIVHSRLHSPLRLFVKQSSLPRQGQLSYFNTVENFWHWLSNISDTQESLVRTKRRPIVKTGKFKKMFGWGDFHSNIKTVKLNLLITGKIVDHGNGTFSVYFRHNSTGLGNVSVSLVPPSKVVEFEASAQSTLENKDAKSFNCRIEYEKTDRAKKTALCNFDPAKICYQEQTQSHVSWLCSKPFKVICIYIAFFSIDYKLVQKVCPDYNYHSEMPYLSSG; translated from the coding sequence atTCTGTGCGACAAACAAGCATTACAACCTACAGGAGTGCTGAAATGGGAGGACAAAGacccagccgaaacgttagtgaCCAACATTGTCCACTCGAGACTCCACAGTCCACTCCGACTCTTCGTTAAACAATCTTCCCTCCCCAGGCAAGGCCAGCTGTCCTACTTTAACACGGTTGAAAACTTCTGGCATTGGTTATCTAATATAAGTGATACCCAAGAGTCCCTTGTGAGAACTAAGCGCAGACCTATAGTAAAAACGGGCAAATTCAAGAAGATGTTTGGATGGGGAGATTTCCACTCAAATATTAAGACTGTAAAATTAAATCTGCTCATCACGGGGAAAATCGTCGACCACGGCAACGGGACGTTCAGTGTCTATTTTCGACACAACTCAACCGGACTGGGAAATGTTTCTGTGAGCCTGGTGCCCCCTTCCAAAGTGGTCGAATTTGAGGCGTCTGCACAGTCCACGCTCGAAAACAAGGACGCCAAGTCATTCAACTGTCGCATCGAATATGAGAAAACTGACAGAGCCAAGAAAACGGCCCTGTGTAACTTCGATCCGGCAAAGATCTGCTACCAAGAGCAGACGCAGAGCCACGTGTCCTGGTTGTGTTCTAAACCATTCAAagtcatttgtatttatattgcttTTTTCAGCATAGACTACAAACTCGTGCAGAAAGTCTGCCCCGATTACAATTATCATAGTGAGATGCCATATTTGTCCTCTGGTTGA